The following proteins are co-located in the Streptomyces sp. NBC_01198 genome:
- a CDS encoding 30S ribosomal protein bS22, with amino-acid sequence MTVRVGLVYARPLRAGRLGRRRSCGLGRPAPSETEARVVVGSVIKKRRKRMAKKKHRKLLKRTRVQRRNKK; translated from the coding sequence ATGACCGTCCGCGTGGGCCTCGTTTATGCCCGTCCGCTCCGGGCGGGTAGGCTTGGCCGACGTAGGTCGTGTGGGCTCGGACGCCCCGCACCGAGTGAAACCGAAGCGAGGGTAGTCGTGGGCTCTGTCATCAAGAAGCGGCGTAAGCGTATGGCCAAGAAGAAGCACCGCAAGCTGCTGAAGCGGACGCGCGTTCAGCGCCGCAACAAGAAGTAA
- the hemC gene encoding hydroxymethylbilane synthase produces MNNPASAPQEALGVTPGEALGDHLREQPPGAPPLRLGTRRSKLAMAQSGMVADQVRRLTGRDVDLVEITTYGDVSRENLAQIGGTGVFVSALRDALLAGGIDLAVHSLKDLPTAAPEGLVLAAIPVREDPRDALVARDGLTFEALPPGARVGTGSPRRMAQLNAWARSHGLSVETVPIRGNVDTRIGYVTSGKLDAVVLAAAGLNRIGRIAEATELIAADAVLPAPGQGALAVECAASNPELAAQLAGLDDPLTRVAVTAERSLLAALEAGCSAPVGALADLVADGQTTELRLRGVVGTTDGTSLVQMSITGPVPASDDEARALGRELAAEMLAKGAAGLMGERAL; encoded by the coding sequence ATGAATAACCCGGCGAGTGCCCCGCAGGAGGCGCTGGGGGTAACCCCAGGCGAAGCCCTGGGGGACCATCTGCGCGAGCAACCACCAGGCGCGCCGCCGCTGCGGCTCGGCACGCGCCGGAGCAAACTGGCGATGGCCCAGTCCGGCATGGTCGCCGACCAGGTCAGACGTCTCACCGGGCGGGACGTCGACCTGGTGGAGATCACCACCTACGGCGACGTCTCGCGGGAGAACCTGGCCCAGATCGGCGGCACCGGCGTCTTCGTCTCGGCGCTGCGCGACGCGCTGCTCGCCGGCGGGATCGACCTGGCCGTGCACAGCCTGAAGGACCTGCCGACCGCGGCCCCCGAGGGCCTGGTGCTGGCCGCGATCCCGGTCCGCGAGGACCCGCGGGACGCGCTGGTCGCCAGGGACGGGCTGACCTTCGAGGCGCTGCCGCCCGGCGCCAGGGTCGGCACCGGCTCGCCGCGGCGGATGGCGCAGCTCAACGCGTGGGCGCGGTCACACGGGCTGAGCGTCGAGACGGTACCGATCCGTGGCAACGTTGACACCAGGATCGGGTACGTTACTTCCGGCAAGCTCGACGCCGTCGTGCTGGCCGCCGCCGGGCTCAACCGTATCGGCAGGATCGCTGAGGCGACCGAGCTGATCGCCGCCGACGCCGTACTGCCGGCCCCCGGCCAGGGGGCACTGGCCGTCGAGTGCGCGGCTTCGAATCCGGAGCTGGCCGCACAGCTCGCCGGGCTCGACGACCCGCTCACCCGGGTCGCCGTGACCGCCGAGCGATCCCTGCTCGCCGCCCTCGAGGCCGGCTGCAGCGCCCCTGTGGGCGCGCTGGCCGACCTCGTGGCCGACGGGCAGACCACCGAGCTGCGCCTGCGCGGCGTCGTCGGCACCACCGACGGCACCTCGCTGGTGCAGATGTCCATCACCGGTCCCGTACCGGCGTCCGACGACGAAGCGCGTGCCCTGGGCCGCGAACTCGCCGCCGAGATGCTCGCCAAGGGTGCGGCCGGTCTTATGGGGGAGCGCGCACTTTGA
- a CDS encoding 3'-5' exonuclease, translated as MPSVVSTATSGFAVVDVEATGSSSRRHRVVEVALVLLDRDLQPEGEFTTLVDPQGPVGPTHIHGIEPYHLGGAPRFAGIAARLLALLRGRVLVGHNVGCDRAFLAAEYARVGVRLPAVPEVCTMRMAADRHRGDEVPCGLSLRSCAQALGVTGWAPHTALGDARATAALFGHFVAQSRAAAGGATGVDGSGLEGRLLQAAGVRWPDAPGVLAHADALWKRRSNDSPWQSVPNVRYGSA; from the coding sequence GTGCCCTCGGTGGTGAGTACGGCGACGAGCGGCTTCGCGGTGGTGGACGTCGAGGCCACCGGCTCCTCGTCCCGCCGGCACCGGGTGGTGGAAGTGGCGCTGGTCCTGCTGGACCGCGACCTGCAGCCCGAGGGCGAGTTCACCACCCTCGTGGATCCGCAGGGCCCGGTCGGCCCCACCCACATCCACGGCATCGAGCCGTACCACCTCGGCGGCGCCCCGCGCTTCGCCGGGATCGCCGCCCGGCTGCTGGCGCTGCTGCGCGGCCGCGTGCTGGTCGGGCACAACGTCGGGTGCGACCGGGCGTTCCTGGCCGCCGAGTACGCCCGGGTCGGGGTGCGGCTGCCGGCGGTGCCCGAGGTGTGCACGATGCGGATGGCCGCCGACCGGCACCGCGGGGACGAGGTGCCCTGCGGGCTGTCGCTGCGGTCGTGCGCGCAGGCGCTGGGGGTGACCGGCTGGGCCCCGCACACCGCGCTCGGCGACGCCCGCGCCACAGCGGCGCTTTTCGGCCACTTTGTGGCGCAGTCCCGTGCGGCGGCCGGCGGCGCAACCGGAGTCGACGGCTCCGGTCTGGAGGGACGGTTGTTGCAGGCTGCAGGTGTCCGCTGGCCGGACGCCCCCGGTGTGCTGGCGCACGCCGACGCGCTCTGGAAGCGCCGCAGCAACGATTCGCCATGGCAAAGCGTGCCCAATGTCCGTTATGGGAGTGCGTGA
- a CDS encoding DUF5667 domain-containing protein, which produces MIGQATAHRRANAFAQALETLEGTAATEDVQQDTAAAGRQQGGSAGHGSHAAARHADPDQSALLALATTLARQPRPALDPERKTVQRAQLIAAMEQALADGSFPVTARVPEQRGDGQGGSHRLRRLTPTSRLSRRLAVGGLTVGVAAGAFGGVAAASTNALPGDSLYGLKRGMEDLKLDMASGDASRGKVYLDMASTRLQEARRLMDRGRGGQLDDESVSEVRRALSGMHQEAAEGHRLLSQAYQEDGSLQPIETLNSFAATHRQGWSDLRGKLPSQLTDVSDQVSSVFDAIDQEVGPLQGLLPQPKKGEHASGGSGAKDSGPGGDTPASPSTPASATPGQGSTGTQSATPSPSGSTPGDGLIGGANPLAPLPPPSPTPESPLPSTPSDHSVTLPPLLPGLLPGLGLGTTTDDEG; this is translated from the coding sequence GTGATCGGACAGGCAACGGCACACCGCCGGGCGAACGCCTTCGCCCAGGCCCTTGAGACCCTTGAGGGCACGGCCGCCACGGAGGACGTCCAGCAGGACACCGCCGCGGCAGGGCGGCAGCAGGGCGGATCCGCGGGACACGGCAGCCATGCCGCGGCCCGGCACGCCGACCCGGACCAGAGCGCGCTGCTGGCGCTCGCCACGACGCTCGCCCGGCAGCCGCGTCCCGCGCTCGACCCCGAGCGCAAGACCGTGCAGCGCGCGCAGCTGATCGCGGCGATGGAGCAGGCGCTCGCCGACGGCAGCTTCCCGGTCACCGCCCGGGTGCCGGAGCAGCGCGGCGACGGGCAGGGCGGCAGCCACCGGCTGCGCCGGCTCACCCCGACCAGCCGGCTCTCCCGCCGGCTCGCCGTGGGCGGCCTCACCGTCGGCGTCGCCGCCGGGGCCTTCGGCGGCGTCGCCGCGGCGAGCACCAACGCGCTGCCCGGTGACAGCCTCTACGGCCTCAAACGCGGCATGGAGGACCTCAAGCTCGACATGGCCAGCGGGGACGCCTCGCGCGGCAAGGTTTACCTCGACATGGCCTCCACCCGCCTCCAGGAGGCCCGCCGCCTCATGGACCGCGGCCGCGGCGGCCAGCTCGACGACGAGTCCGTCTCCGAGGTGCGCAGGGCCCTGTCGGGCATGCACCAGGAGGCCGCGGAGGGCCACCGGCTGCTGAGCCAGGCCTACCAGGAGGACGGCTCGCTCCAGCCGATCGAAACGCTCAACTCCTTCGCCGCCACGCACCGGCAGGGCTGGAGCGATCTGCGGGGCAAGCTGCCCAGCCAGCTCACGGACGTCTCCGACCAGGTCTCCTCGGTCTTCGACGCCATAGACCAGGAGGTCGGACCGCTGCAGGGGCTGCTGCCGCAGCCGAAGAAGGGCGAGCACGCGTCCGGCGGGTCCGGCGCCAAGGACTCGGGACCCGGCGGTGATACGCCGGCGTCGCCCTCCACCCCGGCCTCCGCCACGCCCGGCCAGGGCAGCACCGGAACGCAGAGCGCCACCCCCTCGCCGTCCGGCAGCACGCCGGGCGACGGGCTCATCGGCGGTGCCAATCCGCTGGCGCCGCTGCCCCCGCCGTCCCCCACCCCGGAGTCCCCGCTGCCCTCGACCCCCTCCGACCACTCCGTCACCCTGCCGCCCCTCCTCCCCGGCCTCCTGCCGGGCCTGGGCCTCGGCACCACCACGGACGACGAGGGCTGA
- a CDS encoding glutaredoxin family protein, with protein MCGMTNARTVTLIGKPGCHLCDDARTVVEEVAAAAGAVVRERDITQDEELYRLYWEQIPVVLVDGEQHTFWRVDPDRLRRALTA; from the coding sequence ATGTGCGGTATGACGAATGCCAGGACCGTGACGCTGATCGGTAAGCCGGGGTGTCATCTGTGCGACGACGCCCGCACGGTGGTGGAGGAGGTCGCCGCGGCGGCCGGGGCGGTCGTGCGGGAGCGGGACATCACGCAGGACGAGGAGTTGTACCGGCTCTACTGGGAGCAGATCCCCGTCGTCCTGGTGGACGGGGAGCAGCACACCTTCTGGCGCGTCGACCCCGACCGCCTGCGCCGCGCGCTGACCGCCTGA
- a CDS encoding lysophospholipid acyltransferase family protein has product MADAKVIPFDEDSRGRRGSGRSRGARGRTPAAGKPAGKSADGPQPPLAAVPEDGAVPPLPAAAPGIPAQAAGERPAEPPSGQAPPPGELAGAFGAVADRVLGGDWERKVASGLAFLRRRVTGDYEVDEFGYDAELTDQVLMSLLRPVFGAYFRVEVRGIENIPAEGGALVVSNHSGTLPLDGLMTQVAVHDHHPAGRHLRLLAADLVFMLPLVNELARKLGHTLACAEDAEVLLRRGEVVGVMPEGFKGLGKPFSDRYKLQRFGRGGFVATALKTKVPIVPCSVVGAEEIYPMVGNSRTAARLLGLPYFPLTPTFPWLGPAGLVPLPTKWVIQFGEPIPTDGYPPEAAEDPMLVFNLTDQVRETIQHTLYELLVQRRSVFF; this is encoded by the coding sequence ATGGCCGATGCCAAGGTGATCCCGTTCGACGAGGACTCGCGCGGCAGGCGCGGCTCCGGGCGCTCCCGGGGCGCGCGCGGCCGCACGCCCGCGGCGGGTAAACCGGCGGGCAAGAGCGCCGACGGCCCGCAGCCGCCGCTGGCCGCGGTGCCCGAGGACGGGGCCGTACCGCCGCTGCCCGCGGCGGCGCCGGGGATTCCCGCGCAGGCCGCCGGCGAGCGGCCCGCCGAGCCGCCGTCCGGGCAGGCACCGCCGCCCGGCGAGCTCGCCGGGGCCTTCGGCGCCGTCGCCGACCGGGTGCTCGGCGGTGACTGGGAGCGCAAGGTCGCCTCGGGGTTGGCCTTCCTGCGGCGCCGGGTCACCGGGGACTACGAGGTCGACGAGTTCGGCTACGACGCCGAGCTGACCGACCAGGTGCTGATGTCGCTGCTGCGGCCGGTGTTCGGGGCGTACTTCCGCGTCGAGGTCCGCGGCATCGAGAACATCCCGGCGGAGGGCGGTGCGCTGGTCGTCTCCAACCACTCGGGCACCCTGCCGCTCGACGGGCTGATGACCCAGGTCGCCGTCCACGACCACCACCCCGCCGGCCGGCACCTGCGGCTGCTCGCCGCCGACCTGGTCTTCATGCTCCCGCTGGTCAACGAGCTGGCCCGCAAGCTCGGCCACACGCTGGCGTGCGCGGAGGACGCGGAGGTGCTGCTGCGGCGGGGCGAGGTCGTCGGCGTGATGCCCGAGGGCTTCAAGGGCCTCGGGAAGCCCTTCTCCGACCGCTACAAGCTCCAGCGGTTCGGGCGGGGCGGGTTCGTCGCGACGGCGCTGAAGACGAAGGTGCCGATCGTGCCGTGCTCCGTGGTGGGGGCGGAGGAGATCTACCCGATGGTCGGCAACTCCCGCACGGCGGCGCGGCTGCTGGGCCTGCCGTACTTCCCGCTCACCCCGACCTTCCCCTGGCTGGGGCCGGCCGGGCTGGTCCCGCTCCCCACGAAGTGGGTCATCCAGTTCGGCGAGCCGATCCCGACGGACGGCTACCCGCCGGAGGCGGCGGAGGACCCGATGCTGGTCTTCAACCTGACCGACCAGGTGCGCGAGACGATCCAGCACACGCTGTACGAACTGCTGGTGCAGCGGCGGTCCGTCTTCTTCTGA
- a CDS encoding HAD family hydrolase, which yields MAAIKWLTPRRQSATERSVLAGEAAAAAAEASLATKPRPETAQAVADEPAEKVAEPAFPVAGDARAAAFFDLDNTVMQGAALFHFGRGLYKRHFFDTRDLLRFAWQQAYFRMAGAEDPEHMQDARDSALSIVKGHRVEELMSIGEEIYDEYMAGKIWPGTRALAQAHLDAGQRVWLVTAAPVETATIIARRLGLTGALGTVAESVNGVYTGRLVGEPLHGPAKAEAVRALASAEDLDLSRCAAYSDSHNDIPILSLVGHPYAINPDGRLRRHARAEGWRLRDYRTGRKAARIGIPAAAGMGAVAGGAAAAVAISRRRK from the coding sequence ATGGCCGCAATCAAATGGCTCACCCCTCGCAGACAGTCCGCCACGGAGCGGAGCGTGCTGGCCGGCGAGGCCGCCGCTGCCGCCGCGGAGGCGTCACTCGCGACGAAGCCCCGGCCCGAGACCGCGCAGGCGGTGGCCGACGAGCCCGCGGAAAAGGTGGCGGAGCCGGCTTTCCCGGTGGCCGGTGACGCACGGGCCGCCGCGTTCTTCGACCTCGACAACACGGTGATGCAGGGCGCGGCCCTCTTCCACTTCGGGCGCGGCCTGTACAAGCGGCACTTCTTCGACACCCGCGACCTGCTCCGGTTCGCCTGGCAGCAGGCGTACTTCCGGATGGCGGGCGCTGAGGACCCCGAGCACATGCAGGACGCCCGCGACAGCGCGCTGTCGATCGTCAAGGGGCACCGCGTCGAGGAGCTGATGTCCATCGGCGAGGAGATCTACGACGAGTACATGGCGGGGAAGATCTGGCCGGGCACCCGCGCCCTGGCGCAGGCGCACCTGGACGCCGGCCAGCGGGTCTGGCTGGTGACCGCCGCCCCGGTGGAGACCGCCACGATCATCGCCCGCAGGCTCGGCCTGACCGGCGCGCTCGGCACCGTCGCGGAGTCGGTCAACGGCGTCTACACCGGCAGGCTGGTCGGCGAGCCGCTGCACGGCCCGGCGAAGGCCGAGGCGGTACGGGCGCTGGCGAGCGCGGAGGACCTGGACCTGTCGCGCTGCGCCGCCTACAGCGACTCGCACAACGACATCCCGATACTGTCCCTGGTCGGCCACCCGTACGCGATCAACCCGGACGGCAGGCTGCGCAGGCACGCCCGCGCCGAGGGCTGGCGGCTGCGCGACTACCGCACCGGGCGCAAGGCGGCACGGATCGGCATCCCGGCCGCGGCCGGCATGGGCGCGGTCGCCGGCGGCGCCGCCGCAGCCGTCGCGATCAGCCGCCGCCGCAAGTGA
- a CDS encoding NAD-dependent epimerase/dehydratase family protein, producing MGKVVLVTGAARQLGGRFVRRIQHDPEVGRVVAVDVVPPEHDLGGAEFVRADIRQPMIAKVLAQHSVDTVVHLDVTGTALGSGGRTQLKETNVIGTMQLLGACQKAPTVQRLVVKSTTSVYGSAPRDPAVFRETTPVKSLPSGGFAKDAVEVEGYVRGFARRRPDVAVAVLRFANILGPDADTPLAEFFALPVLPTVFGYDPRLQFVHQDDVLAVLVLAALDARRGTLNSGTFNIAGDGVLLLSQTARRLGKPTVPVLLPAVTWIGQLLRTAGATDFAPEQIRLLTHGRVVDTRQMRDTLGFEPAYTTAGTFHDFARSRGSGLLPPARLAAAVDRLAAGIGMAAPTGTGARR from the coding sequence GTGGGCAAGGTGGTGCTCGTCACAGGCGCCGCGCGGCAGCTCGGCGGCAGGTTCGTCCGGCGTATCCAGCACGACCCCGAGGTCGGGCGGGTCGTCGCGGTCGACGTGGTGCCGCCCGAGCATGACCTGGGCGGTGCGGAGTTCGTCAGGGCCGACATCCGGCAGCCGATGATCGCGAAGGTGCTGGCACAGCATTCGGTCGACACCGTCGTGCATCTGGACGTCACCGGCACCGCGCTGGGCTCCGGCGGCCGGACGCAGCTCAAGGAGACCAACGTCATCGGCACCATGCAGCTGCTCGGCGCCTGCCAGAAAGCGCCGACCGTACAGCGGCTGGTCGTCAAGTCCACCACCAGCGTCTACGGTTCCGCGCCGCGCGACCCCGCCGTCTTCCGCGAGACCACCCCGGTCAAGTCGCTGCCCAGCGGCGGCTTCGCCAAGGACGCCGTCGAGGTCGAGGGGTACGTACGGGGCTTCGCCCGCCGCCGCCCGGACGTCGCGGTGGCGGTGCTGCGCTTCGCGAACATCCTCGGGCCCGACGCGGACACCCCGCTGGCGGAGTTCTTCGCGCTGCCGGTGCTGCCGACGGTCTTCGGCTACGACCCGCGGCTGCAGTTCGTGCACCAGGACGACGTCCTGGCCGTGCTGGTGCTCGCCGCGCTCGACGCCCGCCGCGGCACGCTCAACAGCGGCACGTTCAACATCGCAGGCGACGGGGTGCTGCTGCTGTCGCAGACCGCCCGGCGGCTGGGCAAGCCGACCGTGCCGGTGCTGCTGCCCGCGGTGACCTGGATCGGGCAGCTGCTCAGGACGGCCGGCGCCACGGACTTCGCGCCCGAGCAGATCCGGCTGCTCACCCACGGCCGGGTGGTGGACACCCGGCAGATGCGCGACACGCTCGGCTTCGAGCCCGCCTACACCACCGCGGGGACCTTCCACGACTTCGCCCGCAGCCGCGGCTCCGGGCTGCTGCCCCCGGCCCGGCTCGCCGCCGCGGTGGACCGGCTGGCGGCGGGCATCGGCATGGCGGCGCCCACCGGCACGGGGGCGCGGCGATGA
- a CDS encoding redox-sensing transcriptional repressor Rex, whose amino-acid sequence MATGRSHRPATRSRGIPEATVARLPLYLRALTALSERSVPTVSSEELAAAAGVNSAKLRKDFSYLGSYGTRGVGYDVEYLVYQISRELGLTQDWPVVIVGIGNLGAALANYGGFASRGFRVAALLDADASLAGRLVAGLPVRHIDELEAIVADNQVSIGVIATPAGAAQEVTDRLVNAGVTSILNFAPTVLSVPDGVDVRKVDLSIELQILAFHEQRKAGEGRQEPDGDVPAVMPA is encoded by the coding sequence GTGGCAACTGGCCGATCGCACCGACCGGCGACCCGCAGCCGAGGGATTCCCGAGGCCACCGTCGCCAGGCTCCCGCTGTACCTGCGGGCGCTGACCGCTCTGTCCGAGCGCTCCGTGCCCACCGTGTCCTCGGAGGAGCTCGCCGCCGCGGCCGGGGTCAACTCGGCCAAGCTGCGCAAGGACTTCTCCTACCTCGGCTCGTACGGGACCAGGGGCGTCGGCTACGACGTCGAATACCTCGTCTACCAGATCAGCCGCGAGCTCGGACTCACCCAGGACTGGCCGGTCGTCATCGTCGGTATCGGCAACCTCGGCGCCGCCCTCGCCAATTACGGCGGATTCGCCTCCCGCGGCTTCCGGGTCGCGGCCCTGCTGGACGCCGACGCGTCGCTGGCCGGGCGGCTGGTGGCGGGACTGCCGGTGCGGCACATCGACGAGCTGGAAGCGATCGTCGCGGACAACCAGGTCTCGATCGGGGTCATCGCGACACCGGCCGGCGCCGCACAGGAGGTCACCGACCGGCTGGTCAACGCCGGCGTGACCTCGATCCTCAACTTCGCCCCCACCGTGCTGTCGGTGCCGGACGGCGTGGACGTACGCAAGGTCGATCTGTCCATCGAGCTGCAGATCCTCGCGTTCCACGAGCAGCGCAAGGCCGGTGAAGGCCGCCAGGAGCCCGACGGGGACGTACCCGCCGTGATGCCCGCATGA
- a CDS encoding ECF subfamily RNA polymerase sigma factor, BldN family, which translates to MYPHDGVDTSGLAALRALVLDRLMRTVPTYALPTLATSGPTVPGPAYALAEVSTAAGRRTRNSSGAAGSNAAAPGAHARRPSSDTDTGRMMDLVERAQDGETEAFGRLYDHYSDTVYRYIYYRVGSKATAEDLTSETFLRALRRIGTFTWQGRDFGAWLVTIARNLVADHFKSSRFRLEVTTGEMLDANEVARSPEDSVLESLSNEALLTAVRKLNPQQQECVTLRFLQGLSVAETARVMGKNEGAIKTLQYRAVRTLARLLPDDAR; encoded by the coding sequence GTGTACCCACACGACGGGGTTGACACCTCCGGCCTGGCTGCGTTGCGCGCACTGGTGCTCGACCGACTGATGCGCACAGTCCCCACGTACGCCCTGCCCACCCTCGCCACGTCAGGTCCCACCGTCCCCGGCCCGGCGTACGCGCTGGCCGAAGTCAGCACAGCCGCAGGCAGACGCACCCGCAACAGCTCGGGCGCGGCCGGTTCGAACGCCGCAGCCCCCGGCGCCCATGCCCGCCGCCCCTCCTCGGACACCGACACCGGCCGCATGATGGACCTGGTCGAACGCGCCCAGGACGGCGAGACCGAGGCGTTCGGGCGGCTGTACGACCACTACAGCGACACCGTCTACCGGTACATCTACTACCGGGTCGGCTCCAAGGCCACCGCCGAGGACCTGACCAGCGAGACCTTCCTGCGCGCCCTGCGCAGGATCGGCACCTTCACCTGGCAGGGCCGCGACTTCGGCGCCTGGCTGGTCACGATCGCGCGCAACCTGGTCGCCGACCACTTCAAGTCGAGCCGTTTCCGGCTGGAAGTGACCACCGGCGAAATGCTCGACGCCAACGAGGTCGCCCGCAGCCCCGAGGACTCCGTCCTGGAGTCGCTGTCCAACGAGGCGCTGCTGACCGCCGTGCGCAAGCTCAACCCGCAGCAGCAGGAGTGCGTGACGCTGCGCTTCCTGCAGGGCCTGTCGGTGGCCGAGACGGCCCGGGTGATGGGCAAGAACGAAGGCGCGATCAAGACCCTCCAGTACCGCGCGGTGCGTACGCTGGCCAGACTCCTGCCCGACGACGCGAGGTGA
- a CDS encoding glutamyl-tRNA reductase, translating into MSLLVVGLSHRSAPVSVLERAALTEDARAKLLQDTLAAEPASEAVALSTCNRIELYADVDKFHAGVAELSTLLAQHSGVGLDELTPYLYVHYEDRAVHHLLSVACGLDSMVVGEGQILGQIKHALAVGQELHTAGRLLNDLFQQALRVGKRAHSETGIDRAGQSLVTFGLAQLVPATGPLAGKRALVVGAGSMSSLAAATLARAGVARVTVANRTADRALRLAALLADQGTDARAVSMAELGDALADADIVVSCTGSTGLVLTADDLRAAGPLAVLDLAMPRDVDPAAHDLDGVALADIESLAAASADAPMAADVEAVQAIVAEEVAAFGAAQRAARITPTVVALRAMAADVVAGELSRLDGRLPGLDDKERAEITQTVRRVVDKLLHAPTVRVKQLAGEPGGAGYADALRELFDLDPQAVAAVSRAETPRPPARVPNRIEGGNE; encoded by the coding sequence ATGAGTTTGCTGGTGGTCGGACTGTCGCACCGCAGCGCGCCGGTGAGCGTGCTGGAGCGGGCCGCGCTCACCGAGGACGCGCGCGCCAAGCTGCTGCAGGACACGCTGGCGGCCGAGCCCGCGAGCGAGGCGGTCGCGCTGTCCACGTGCAACCGTATCGAGCTGTACGCCGACGTCGACAAGTTCCACGCCGGTGTCGCCGAGCTGTCCACGCTGCTGGCCCAGCACAGCGGTGTCGGCCTGGACGAGCTCACCCCGTATCTGTACGTGCACTACGAGGACCGGGCCGTCCACCACCTGCTGTCGGTGGCCTGCGGCCTGGACTCGATGGTCGTCGGCGAGGGCCAGATCCTCGGGCAGATCAAGCACGCCCTCGCGGTCGGCCAGGAGCTGCACACCGCGGGCCGGCTGCTCAACGACCTCTTCCAGCAGGCCCTGCGGGTCGGCAAGCGCGCCCACTCCGAGACCGGCATCGACCGGGCCGGACAGTCCCTGGTCACCTTCGGCCTGGCCCAGCTCGTCCCGGCGACCGGCCCGCTGGCCGGCAAGCGGGCCCTGGTGGTCGGGGCCGGCTCCATGTCGTCGCTGGCCGCCGCGACGCTGGCACGCGCCGGGGTCGCCCGGGTGACGGTCGCCAACCGCACGGCCGACCGCGCGCTGCGGCTGGCCGCGCTGCTCGCCGACCAGGGCACCGACGCCCGCGCGGTGAGCATGGCCGAGCTCGGCGACGCGCTGGCCGACGCCGACATCGTGGTGTCCTGCACCGGCTCCACCGGCCTGGTGCTCACCGCGGACGACCTGCGGGCGGCCGGCCCGCTGGCCGTCCTCGACCTGGCCATGCCGCGGGACGTCGACCCCGCCGCGCACGACCTCGACGGTGTGGCGCTGGCCGACATAGAGTCGCTGGCCGCCGCGTCCGCCGACGCGCCGATGGCCGCCGACGTGGAGGCCGTCCAGGCGATCGTCGCCGAGGAGGTCGCCGCCTTCGGCGCCGCCCAGCGCGCCGCCCGGATCACCCCGACCGTGGTGGCGCTGCGTGCCATGGCCGCCGACGTCGTGGCGGGTGAACTTTCCCGGCTCGACGGTAGGCTGCCCGGTCTGGACGACAAGGAACGCGCGGAGATCACCCAGACCGTGCGCCGCGTCGTCGACAAGCTCCTGCACGCGCCGACCGTGCGGGTCAAGCAGCTGGCGGGTGAGCCCGGCGGCGCCGGGTACGCCGACGCGCTGCGCGAACTCTTCGACCTCGACCCGCAGGCGGTCGCCGCCGTCAGCCGGGCCGAGACCCCCAGGCCTCCGGCCCGGGTGCCCAACCGAATTGAGGGCGGCAATGAATAA
- a CDS encoding helix-turn-helix domain-containing protein, with product MATTETRPLNEVVFLTVAEVAAVMRVSKMTVYRLVHSGHLPAIRVGRSFRVPEQAVHEYLRESYVGVESA from the coding sequence ATGGCTACTACTGAAACCCGACCTCTCAACGAGGTCGTTTTCCTCACCGTCGCCGAAGTGGCTGCGGTGATGCGGGTGTCGAAGATGACGGTGTACCGGCTGGTGCACAGCGGTCATCTGCCGGCGATTCGCGTGGGCCGTTCGTTCCGGGTTCCGGAGCAGGCCGTCCACGAGTACCTGCGGGAGTCCTACGTGGGGGTGGAATCTGCCTGA